Proteins encoded in a region of the Quercus lobata isolate SW786 chromosome 8, ValleyOak3.0 Primary Assembly, whole genome shotgun sequence genome:
- the LOC115958247 gene encoding uncharacterized protein LOC115958247: MNTSAMTNSSPRWHSLPWFLILFFLFTTFLFISVTSSASQDTYYEHCSSTVAGSNSKKFPLPKFPLPRTHNGYYTGGDNLHTQNSYSYSPTFSNSISLRTRAVHETDISGLFKVELSLTIQVSNIYYQDRPRRNSITFRLQGYWSESKGNLCAVGTGFTYNKEDNLLNLFAVLKLSNLTKSTNITSLITGTLESLSSDNEDSYFVPISMLLFPQMKYKYSYVSDDSKARCSGGSDHLPKGLSLSSLPTRSFCSIVARAVNQFNLKYSGGCVSAKNCSNPLDKSIGYVPNLMSLSEIECSEDKERMRVLVEFANGSYIDYYRHFSPNMTLVGEGSWDERENQLFIVACRFLGMTQSFSDARLGNCSTMLTLRFPEVWSIRGASSIVGQIWSVKATNESGYFDKIMFQSDRNYMRGDAGVSSAKYEYSKIDIARKSCSNPAKTKGKVYPNAYSYEMRFDMSVKNSKGNIGWGYSAPISVDNRLYQYSSYVESEEPANFTSSGPVNISYHIGLTAYSTISPFNTSSTLYENFDILAEGLYDAETGSLCMVGCRTLGSNDSLDCEILVNFEFPPTNRRNSGHIKGSIKSTREKSDSLYFEVLDLSANTYYRDEASIWRMDAEIIMVLISTTLSCVFVGLQLFHVRRHPHVLPFTSLVMLSVLTLGHMIPLVLNFEALFLRNSRRRSIFFDSGGWIEANEVIVRMVGMVAFLFQFRLLHRTWSARRGDGNQKTLWIAEKRVLFVVLPLCAAGALVAVIANWGNNENDVVMDTYSLRSTNPRSLWGDLKSYAGLVLDGFLLPQILLNLFWNSRERALSCGFYMGNTLIRLLPHAYDLYRAHKYFHQYDGSYIYANPGADFYSTAWDVVIPLGGLVLALIIYLQQKFGGRFIFPRRFRELEGYEKVPVVSDA, encoded by the coding sequence ATGAACACCTCCGCAATGACCAACTCTTCACCAAGATGGCACTCACTGCCATGGTTTCtcatccttttctttcttttcaccACCTTCCTTTTCATCTCTGTCACTTCCTCTGCCTCTCAAGATACTTACTATGAGCACTGTTCTTCAACTGTCGCAGGCTCCAACTCGAAAAAATTTCCACTCCCAAAGTTCCCACTTCCTCGAACCCATAATGGTTACTACACTGGTGGTGATAATCTCCACACCCAAAACTCGTATTCTTACTCTCCCACTTTCTCAAACTCCATTTCACTTCGCACCAGAGCTGTTCATGAAACTGATATCTCAGGCTTGTTCAAGGTTGAACTGAGTTTGACAATTCAAGTCTCAAATATCTACTACCAAGATAGGCCTCGAAGAAATTCAATAACTTTTAGACTACAAGGTTACTGGTCAGAATCAAAGGGGAACCTTTGTGCGGTTGGAACAGGTTTTACTTACAACAAAGAAGATAATTTGCTCAATCTTTTTGCTGTTCTGAAGCTCTCTAATCTCACAAAGTCAACTAATATTACTAGTTTGATTACTGGGACTTTAGAGAGTCTGAGTTCTGATAATGAAGATTCCTACTTTGTTCCAATTTCCATGTTGTTGTTTCCTCAAATGAAGTACAAGTACTCATATGTTTCCGATGATTCCAAAGCTCGTTGTTCTGGTGGAAGTGATCATCTTCCAAAAGGCTTGTCACTTAGTTCTCTGCCAACACGCAGTTTCTGTTCAATAGTCGCAAGGGCAGTCAATCAATTCAATTTGAAATATTCAGGGGGTTGCGTTTCTGCAAAGAACTGCAGCAATCCTTTGGATAAGAGTATCGGATATGTGCCAAATCTTATGTCTTTGAGTGAAATTGAATGTTCTGAGGATAAAGAAAGGATGCGAGTCCTGGTGGAGTTTGCAAACGGGAGCTATATTGATTATTACCGGCATTTCAGTCCCAACATGACTCTCGTTGGGGAAGGATCATGGGATGAGAGGGAGAATCAGCTCTTTATTGTTGCTTGTCGGTTTTTGGGCATGACACAATCTTTTTCTGATGCTCGTCTTGGTAATTGTTCAACCATGTTGACCTTGAGGTTCCCTGAAGTCTGGTCGATCAGAGGTGCTAGTAGCATTGTGGGACAAATTTGGAGTGTCAAGGCTACGAATGAATCTGGTTACTTTGATAAGATCATGTTTCAAAGTGATAGGAATTATATGCGAGGGGATGCCGGTGTGTCTAGTGCGAAGTATGAGTATTCCAAGATTGACATAGCGAGGAAGTCATGCTCAAATCCTGCTAAAACCAAAGGGAAAGTGTACCCAAATGCGTATTCTTATGAAATGAGATTCGACATGTCAGTGAAAAATTCCAAAGGAAATATAGGTTGGGGTTATTCTGCCCCAATCTCTGTTGATAATCGTCTCTATCAGTACTCAAGCTATGTGGAGTCTGAAGAGCCAGCGAATTTCACCAGCAGTGGTCCGGTCAATATCAGCTACCACATAGGCCTCACAGCGTACTCCACGATCTCTCCATTCAACACATCTTCCACATTGTATGAGAACTTTGACATCTTAGCTGAAGGGTTGTATGATGCTGAAACAGGAAGCTTGTGTATGGTAGGGTGCAGAACTCTTGGCTCAAACGATTCTCTGGATTGCGAGATTCTTGTCAATTTTGAGTTCCCTCCAACAAATAGAAGAAATTCAGGTCATATCAAGGGAAGCATAAAAAGCACAAGGGAAAAATCTGATAGTCTTTACTTTGAAGTTTTAGACTTGTCTGCAAATACATATTACAGGGATGAAGCCTCCATTTGGAGGATGGATGCAGAAATCATCATGGTACTTATCTCCACAACACTTTCATGTGTGTTTGTGGGACTCCAACTCTTTCATGTCAGAAGGCACCCGCATGTGCTTCCCTTCACCTCACTTGTCATGCTATCAGTTCTCACTCTGGGTCACATGATACCTCTTGTGCTCAACTTTGAAGCCTTGTTCCTGAGAAATTCTCGTAGGAGAAGTATATTCTTTGACAGTGGTGGATGGATTGAAGCAAATGAGGTAATTGTAAGGATGGTTGGAATGGTAGCTTTCTTGTTTCAATTCCGTCTTCTGCATAGAACATGGTCAGCAAGAAGGGGTGATGGAAATCAGAAGACTTTGTGGATTGCTGAGAAGAGGGTTCTCTTTGTAGTTTTACCATTATGTGCAGCTGGGGCTTTAGTCGCTGTGATAGCCAACTGGGGAAATAATGAAAATGATGTTGTGATGGATACCTATTCCTTAAGAAGTACCAATCCACGTTCTCTTTGGGGTGACTTGAAATCTTATGCTGGATTGGTCTTGGATGGTTTTCTTTTGCCTCAAATACTGCTGAACCTGTTTTGGAACTCCAGAGAGAGAGCTCTCTCTTGTGGATTCTACATGGGAAACACTTTAATAAGATTGCTACCTCATGCATATGATCTTTACAGGGCTCACAAATATTTTCACCAGTATGATGGGTCATACATATATGCAAATCCTGGAGCAGATTTTTATTCCACTGCTTGGGATGTGGTTATCCCCCTTGGGGGTTTGGTTTTGGCATTGATCATTTACCTGCAGCAGAAGTTCGGTGGTCGGTTCATCTTTCCTCGGAGGTTTAGAGAGTTGGAAGGGTATGAAAAGGTGCCTGTGGTTAGTGATGCATAA